In a single window of the Olivibacter sp. SDN3 genome:
- a CDS encoding polyprenyl synthetase family protein — MLKLEEIKRPIAAELDIFEAKFKESMRSSVPLLDRITHYIVKRKGKQMRPMFVFFAAGACGDINESTHRGAALVELVHTATLVHDDVVDNSYQRRGFFSVNALWKNKIAVLVGDFLLSKGLSLSVKNQDFEFLRILNEAVTEMSEGELLQMEKARRLDIDEKVYFEVIRQKTASLIASCCACGAASTNASEETIRKMHAFGEKVGIAFQIKDDLFDFGFDDVGKPLGIDIKEKKLTLPLIYALNHTDKSTKRHIINLVKNQNEDQKKVTEVINFVRSSGGMEYAKERMIDYQTAAFDILQTFQQSQYRDGLEQLVRFTTERNK; from the coding sequence ATGTTAAAACTCGAGGAGATTAAGAGACCAATCGCTGCCGAACTCGATATCTTTGAAGCAAAATTCAAAGAATCTATGCGAAGCTCCGTTCCTTTGCTAGATCGTATAACCCATTATATAGTAAAAAGAAAAGGCAAACAAATGCGTCCAATGTTTGTTTTTTTTGCTGCCGGTGCCTGTGGAGATATCAATGAATCAACACATAGAGGAGCAGCGTTGGTCGAGCTAGTGCATACGGCAACACTTGTACACGATGACGTGGTTGACAACTCCTATCAGCGTCGTGGTTTCTTTTCGGTTAATGCATTATGGAAGAATAAGATCGCTGTGCTCGTGGGTGATTTTTTACTAAGCAAAGGATTGTCGCTATCGGTAAAGAATCAAGATTTCGAGTTCCTGAGAATATTGAATGAAGCAGTAACCGAAATGAGTGAAGGAGAGTTATTACAAATGGAAAAAGCGCGTCGCTTAGACATCGATGAAAAGGTTTACTTTGAAGTCATCAGGCAGAAAACAGCTTCTTTAATTGCATCATGCTGTGCCTGCGGTGCCGCATCGACCAATGCTTCCGAAGAAACGATAAGAAAAATGCACGCCTTTGGTGAAAAAGTAGGTATTGCTTTTCAGATTAAAGACGACTTGTTCGATTTTGGATTTGACGACGTGGGTAAACCCCTCGGTATAGATATCAAGGAAAAAAAGCTTACCTTACCATTGATTTATGCACTGAATCACACGGATAAATCGACCAAAAGACACATAATTAACCTTGTAAAAAACCAAAACGAAGACCAAAAAAAGGTAACAGAAGTTATCAATTTTGTCAGATCCAGTGGCGGAATGGAATATGCAAAAGAAAGGATGATCGACTATCAAACAGCGGCTTTTGACATCTTACAGACCTTTCAACAAAGTCAATACAGAGATGGATTGGAGCAACTAGTACGTTTTACGACAGAGAGAAACAAGTAA
- a CDS encoding response regulator: MAIPINDESIHILIIDDEPLNILALCAVLKSRGYTPLTAGSATEGLAMLDQSNTIKLVLMDMMMPDIDGYEATTRIKKSKHCGHIPVIAVTAQAMADDREKCLAAGVDDYVSKPIDIDVLSLVIKKHIK, from the coding sequence ATGGCTATACCAATAAATGATGAGTCAATCCATATATTGATCATTGATGACGAACCCTTAAATATTTTGGCACTTTGCGCAGTTCTGAAATCAAGAGGATATACTCCGCTAACAGCTGGCAGTGCTACAGAGGGCCTAGCAATGCTCGACCAAAGCAACACCATCAAACTAGTGCTCATGGATATGATGATGCCGGATATAGACGGCTACGAGGCAACAACACGCATCAAAAAGAGTAAACACTGTGGCCATATTCCTGTTATCGCTGTAACAGCGCAAGCTATGGCCGATGATCGGGAAAAATGTTTAGCGGCTGGAGTTGATGATTACGTTTCTAAACCTATTGATATTGATGTATTATCATTGGTTATAAAAAAGCATATAAAATAA
- the pnuC gene encoding nicotinamide riboside transporter PnuC: MNIFNQLATQFLQTSLLEWFAVITGFVCIYLAAKQHILNWPISMFSILAYSVLFYEGKLYGEMLLQGYFLFTAIYGWYYWIKRKQEHKKPVVSFSVRNILYSLLAIGILSIGLGSFLYHFTDTDVAYIDGTLASVSFVAQFLMTRKVLQNWLLWIVVDVFYIPLFIYKGFFLTAILYAVLVLIAWEGYKDWKKTWRTNQ; this comes from the coding sequence TTGAACATTTTCAATCAACTGGCCACGCAATTTTTACAGACATCCCTTCTGGAATGGTTTGCAGTTATTACAGGTTTTGTCTGCATCTATTTGGCTGCAAAACAACATATTCTCAATTGGCCTATCAGCATGTTCAGTATATTGGCATACAGCGTACTTTTTTATGAAGGAAAGTTGTATGGAGAGATGCTTTTGCAGGGTTATTTTTTATTTACAGCCATCTACGGTTGGTATTATTGGATTAAGCGTAAGCAGGAGCATAAGAAGCCTGTAGTGAGCTTTTCCGTGAGAAATATCCTGTACTCCTTATTGGCTATTGGTATTTTATCTATTGGACTCGGATCATTTCTGTACCACTTTACAGATACGGATGTTGCCTATATTGATGGCACACTGGCATCCGTTAGTTTTGTCGCACAATTTTTGATGACCAGAAAGGTCTTACAGAATTGGTTGTTATGGATAGTAGTAGATGTTTTTTATATTCCTCTGTTTATATATAAAGGTTTTTTCTTGACGGCTATTTTGTATGCGGTACTAGTTTTAATTGCTTGGGAAGGTTATAAAGATTGGAAAAAAACATGGAGAACAAACCAATAA
- a CDS encoding response regulator codes for MKKRNYFNLIPLNYKLALLGFVPLLALIFFFYIVEKGKADRISGTNSFIARIDLTLATDKLVEQLQQERRLSVSKIFNQQDEGGLSVQQLKTDEAIQQLNAYIDKGLIADYGNYTFLNELPKWRTEINNGEISYEEVFNHYQKITERLSSLSQVSTDYSNINESLGSSIALREVLSKAVNYVASLRLNLFFTIADEKIDTLDLGNFNINYELLDSYLKELESLDKRYGENNLEKLLANRSFSTTINFFAEIHDSGKLPERFNADDWWNISGAAMDFLRAGLATTIQEIAENANHTYQEELHDRNFTRAALIIWSLIVLSLIYLVIKNIANHLFELQEAATKIAMGYTNIPMPIFAKDDLGVVARSIRRIDQSNQEIARVANEIGRENYEVQINPKGAHDILGNALLNMKQSLESHSQKDKQQLWIQSGENIINNLLIGRRELNAFGLDILKALVEHLQADIGTYYIGEFNQTLQFVCAVGVDNTLEIPQRINMGETLLGKAALNKEATLITNLPENYLKVSSSLGTSQPSWVLIIPLVHENEVEGVIEIASLKHGHESTLHLANSISKNLGAAIHAVKSRIRLKELLEETQAQTEELQAQQSELENLNVELEAQANRLQASEEELRVQQEELLEANQELEIKSQALEEKNQVILERNLEIQKKAEDLALSTKYKSEFLANMSHELRTPLNSILLLSRLLSENNEGNLLEDQIEYAKVIQTSGNGLLTLIDEILDLSKIEAGKMTLTNEELPLSEIVNDIQVLFGPMANEKGLQLKTEIAKNSPTTIITDNLRLQQILRNLVSNALKFTSKGSVSISVSQNTEKEEFIEFRVRDTGIGIPEEKQQLIFEAFQQADGSTRRKFGGTGLGLSISKELARLLGGSLAINSKVTKGSEFILNIPKTPIKEKQEQTSPSFLLQATPEKKETPSASKEKNSPAKPTVAQPFISKNIPNELDDDRREIQEGDSVVLIIEDDTNFARALIDFSRQNNYKVITTVRGDVGIELAEKYLPHAILLDIELPVKNGWQVMDELKSNPNTRHIPVHIMSSHEVKRESITRGAIDFIRKPMALEQLGQIFNRVEKALSVGSRKVLIIEDNLKHAQALAHYLESFDVKTDIRKDIQSGVSTLKSHEADCVILDMGIPDATAYKALETIKADAGMENLPVIIFTGKNLSPSEELKIKQYADSIVVKTAHSYERILDEVALFLHIVEENNDKSEQKKEKSKLNSSLNEVLNGKTVLIADDDIRNIFSLTKALERYKINVIPADDGREALNILQHTPSKIDIVLMDMMMPEMDGYETTTRIRQDKRFKNLPILAVTAKAMIGDREKCIAAGASDYISKPVDIDQLISLLRVWLYQ; via the coding sequence ATGAAGAAAAGAAATTATTTCAACCTCATACCCTTGAATTACAAGTTAGCTTTACTAGGTTTTGTACCTTTATTAGCGCTTATTTTTTTCTTTTATATTGTAGAAAAAGGGAAAGCCGACCGAATTAGTGGCACAAATAGTTTTATTGCCCGTATTGATCTCACACTCGCAACAGACAAGCTTGTTGAGCAATTACAGCAAGAAAGACGTCTGAGCGTTAGTAAAATATTCAATCAGCAGGACGAAGGTGGACTGAGTGTACAACAGTTAAAGACAGACGAGGCCATCCAGCAGTTAAACGCATACATAGATAAGGGGTTAATCGCGGATTACGGCAATTACACCTTTCTAAATGAATTGCCCAAATGGAGAACGGAGATTAACAATGGGGAGATTTCCTATGAAGAGGTTTTTAATCACTACCAGAAAATCACCGAAAGACTTAGTAGCCTTTCGCAGGTGTCAACTGATTATAGTAATATAAACGAAAGTCTCGGTTCCAGTATCGCGTTACGTGAAGTACTATCAAAAGCGGTAAATTACGTTGCCTCTTTACGTCTTAATTTATTTTTCACAATTGCCGACGAAAAGATTGACACCCTTGATCTCGGAAACTTCAATATAAATTATGAACTACTTGATTCTTACCTGAAAGAATTGGAAAGCTTAGATAAGCGTTATGGAGAAAACAATCTCGAAAAATTATTAGCAAACCGATCATTCAGCACTACGATTAACTTCTTCGCGGAAATTCACGATTCTGGCAAACTCCCTGAACGATTTAATGCAGACGACTGGTGGAATATTTCGGGGGCTGCAATGGATTTTTTAAGAGCAGGCCTAGCAACAACCATTCAGGAAATCGCTGAAAATGCAAATCATACTTATCAGGAAGAGCTGCATGATCGAAACTTTACCAGAGCCGCCCTCATCATCTGGTCGTTAATCGTTCTGAGCTTGATATATTTGGTGATAAAGAATATTGCCAATCATCTTTTCGAGCTTCAAGAGGCTGCGACAAAAATAGCAATGGGGTATACAAATATCCCTATGCCAATCTTTGCCAAGGATGACCTAGGCGTGGTAGCCCGTTCCATTAGACGAATCGACCAAAGTAATCAAGAAATTGCAAGGGTAGCCAACGAAATTGGTCGCGAAAACTACGAAGTACAGATAAACCCGAAGGGCGCACATGATATTTTAGGGAACGCGCTGTTAAACATGAAGCAGTCATTGGAATCCCATTCACAAAAAGATAAACAGCAATTATGGATTCAAAGCGGCGAAAATATTATAAACAATCTGTTGATAGGCAGAAGAGAGCTTAATGCATTTGGCCTGGATATTTTAAAGGCTCTGGTAGAACACCTGCAAGCAGACATCGGCACCTACTATATAGGGGAATTCAATCAAACCCTTCAATTCGTATGCGCGGTGGGAGTGGACAATACGTTAGAAATACCTCAGCGTATAAATATGGGAGAAACACTACTTGGCAAAGCCGCACTCAATAAAGAGGCTACCCTAATCACGAATCTCCCGGAGAACTATTTAAAGGTTTCCTCCAGCTTAGGCACAAGCCAACCGAGCTGGGTATTGATTATACCATTAGTACATGAAAATGAAGTGGAAGGCGTGATCGAGATTGCTTCACTCAAACATGGCCACGAATCTACACTCCATTTAGCAAACAGCATCTCGAAAAACTTAGGCGCTGCCATTCATGCGGTTAAAAGCCGTATCCGACTGAAAGAACTCCTGGAAGAAACACAAGCACAAACTGAGGAACTACAAGCACAACAGAGTGAACTGGAAAACCTCAATGTAGAGCTGGAAGCTCAGGCAAATAGACTTCAAGCTTCTGAAGAGGAGCTTCGTGTGCAACAGGAAGAACTTCTAGAAGCCAATCAAGAACTTGAGATAAAGTCACAAGCTTTGGAAGAAAAAAATCAGGTAATTTTAGAACGCAATCTTGAAATCCAGAAAAAGGCGGAGGACCTCGCATTAAGTACTAAATATAAGTCTGAATTTCTCGCGAACATGTCGCATGAACTCCGAACACCACTCAATTCCATCCTGCTTTTATCCAGATTATTAAGTGAGAACAATGAAGGAAATCTATTGGAAGACCAGATAGAGTATGCAAAAGTGATCCAAACTTCAGGCAATGGTTTACTCACCTTAATCGATGAGATACTTGACCTTTCCAAGATCGAAGCTGGAAAAATGACCCTAACAAATGAAGAATTGCCTCTGAGTGAGATAGTCAACGATATACAGGTACTCTTCGGACCTATGGCAAACGAGAAAGGATTACAGCTAAAAACAGAAATAGCCAAAAATTCACCTACAACAATAATTACTGATAACCTAAGGCTTCAGCAGATACTACGGAATCTTGTCTCCAATGCGCTCAAATTCACTTCAAAAGGATCTGTCAGCATCAGCGTCTCTCAAAATACCGAAAAGGAGGAGTTCATCGAATTTCGCGTGAGAGATACTGGCATCGGTATTCCAGAAGAGAAACAACAGTTGATATTCGAAGCCTTCCAGCAGGCGGACGGATCAACCCGACGAAAGTTTGGGGGTACGGGGCTGGGATTATCTATCAGCAAAGAGTTAGCAAGGTTATTAGGAGGTTCCCTTGCTATTAATAGTAAAGTTACCAAAGGAAGCGAATTTATTCTCAATATTCCTAAAACCCCTATTAAAGAGAAACAGGAACAGACTAGCCCTTCTTTTCTTCTTCAGGCGACACCAGAAAAAAAGGAAACCCCCTCTGCGTCAAAAGAGAAAAATTCACCCGCAAAACCCACTGTCGCCCAACCTTTCATCAGCAAAAATATTCCCAATGAACTGGACGATGATCGGCGAGAGATTCAGGAAGGCGACAGCGTCGTACTCATTATTGAAGATGACACGAATTTTGCACGGGCGCTGATAGATTTCTCACGTCAAAATAACTACAAAGTCATCACTACCGTTAGAGGCGATGTCGGCATCGAATTAGCCGAGAAATACCTACCTCACGCCATTTTATTGGATATAGAACTTCCTGTAAAAAATGGGTGGCAGGTGATGGATGAGTTGAAAAGTAACCCTAATACACGTCATATACCTGTACATATCATGTCATCCCATGAGGTCAAAAGGGAAAGCATTACAAGAGGAGCAATCGATTTTATCCGCAAGCCGATGGCTCTAGAGCAACTTGGCCAAATTTTTAACCGGGTTGAGAAAGCGCTATCCGTAGGTTCCCGTAAAGTACTTATCATAGAAGACAATCTCAAGCATGCGCAGGCCCTAGCACATTACCTAGAAAGTTTTGATGTAAAAACAGATATCCGCAAAGACATTCAATCAGGTGTTAGTACATTAAAAAGCCATGAAGCAGACTGTGTTATTCTCGATATGGGCATACCCGATGCTACGGCATATAAAGCGCTCGAGACCATCAAAGCCGATGCAGGAATGGAAAATCTTCCGGTTATTATATTTACCGGTAAAAACCTATCGCCATCAGAAGAACTTAAAATCAAACAATATGCAGATTCTATCGTTGTGAAAACGGCGCATTCGTATGAGCGTATTTTAGATGAAGTTGCTTTATTTCTTCATATAGTAGAAGAAAACAACGACAAATCGGAACAAAAGAAGGAAAAATCAAAACTTAACAGTAGTTTGAACGAGGTGTTGAATGGAAAAACAGTGCTTATTGCAGATGACGATATTCGAAATATTTTTTCTTTGACAAAGGCATTAGAACGTTATAAAATCAATGTAATCCCCGCCGATGATGGAAGGGAAGCATTGAACATTTTACAGCATACTCCAAGCAAAATAGACATCGTACTAATGGACATGATGATGCCCGAAATGGATGGATACGAAACAACCACACGGATTCGACAGGATAAACGCTTTAAAAATTTACCTATTCTGGCTGTTACAGCAAAAGCCATGATAGGCGATCGGGAAAAGTGTATCGCTGCCGGAGCTTCTGACTATATATCCAAACCGGTCGATATTGATCAACTAATTTCTTTACTAAGAGTATGGCTATACCAATAA
- a CDS encoding protein-glutamate O-methyltransferase CheR, which produces MWQPPVIQDNDLDIIVNDLLEIHGYDFRDYSKASLKRQVNRLYTKDKFPSFAEMRYHLKTDRSYFRRFVEEITVNVTEMFRDADFYIYLRNHIIPTLGTYPFIRIWVAGCSTGEEAYSLAILMKEANLLQKTLIYATDLSPSVLDHAREGIFSIKSMKRYSENYIQAGGSSEFSSYYTANYHYAKFNKEFIDRIIFSQHNLVSDGSFNEFQLISCRNVLIYFNSSLQNRVFHLFDNSLARLGYLALGTKETVIFSKVANHYRQVQQHMKIWRKQGTLTDHG; this is translated from the coding sequence ATGTGGCAGCCTCCTGTGATACAAGACAATGACCTGGATATTATCGTTAACGACCTCCTGGAGATTCATGGCTATGACTTTAGAGATTATAGTAAAGCATCGTTAAAACGGCAGGTAAATAGACTATACACCAAAGATAAATTCCCCAGCTTCGCAGAAATGCGCTATCACCTAAAAACTGACCGATCCTACTTCAGGCGCTTTGTAGAAGAAATTACCGTCAATGTTACTGAAATGTTTAGGGATGCTGATTTTTACATTTATCTCCGGAACCATATTATCCCAACTTTAGGCACTTACCCATTTATTCGTATATGGGTAGCAGGCTGTTCTACAGGCGAGGAAGCGTATTCATTAGCAATACTGATGAAAGAAGCTAACTTACTCCAAAAAACCTTGATATATGCTACCGACCTAAGCCCTTCAGTGTTGGATCATGCTCGGGAAGGTATTTTCTCTATAAAAAGCATGAAACGCTATTCTGAAAATTATATACAAGCAGGTGGTAGTTCAGAATTTTCTTCTTACTACACGGCAAACTACCATTATGCAAAGTTTAATAAAGAATTCATAGATCGCATCATCTTTAGTCAGCACAATCTGGTTTCTGATGGTTCATTCAATGAATTCCAGTTAATCTCCTGCCGAAATGTACTTATCTATTTTAACAGCAGCCTGCAAAACCGTGTCTTCCATCTGTTTGATAATAGTTTGGCCCGTTTGGGCTACCTCGCATTAGGCACAAAAGAAACCGTTATATTTTCGAAAGTCGCCAACCATTATAGACAGGTACAGCAACATATGAAAATATGGCGTAAACAGGGAACGCTAACTGATCACGGATAA
- a CDS encoding TerC family protein, with amino-acid sequence MTNELLFFLGFLAFIILMLSIDLGLFNKKDHEVSLKEASIMSSIWVSFALAFYVVLRLWGDKLHDIQDFTHLQEITQKHLHNIKLIPDDFAASIEIYKKNLSLEYLTGYVVEYALSVDNIFVMVLIFTSFGVPSKYYHRVLVWGIIGAIVLRFLFIFLGATLINRFEWILYVFGLFLVYTGIMMFINRNEEEEIDPKNHKVVKFASKYFAVYPSFVDNHFFHKENGKKYITPLFLVLLVIEFTDLIFAVDSIPAIFAVTKDPYIVFFSNIFAILGLRSMFFLLVNIIHKFHYLKIGLSFLLVFIGLKMLAHHWLEEWGFTTAHSLYVIVGILAISVIASLLFPKKAEANNS; translated from the coding sequence ATGACCAACGAACTGCTATTTTTCTTAGGCTTTTTAGCTTTTATTATATTAATGCTCTCCATCGATCTTGGCCTTTTTAATAAGAAAGATCACGAAGTATCCCTAAAAGAAGCTTCTATTATGAGCTCCATCTGGGTAAGTTTCGCTTTGGCTTTTTATGTAGTACTTCGACTCTGGGGAGATAAGTTACATGATATTCAAGACTTTACTCACCTTCAAGAGATCACGCAGAAACACCTACATAACATCAAGCTAATACCGGACGATTTTGCTGCAAGCATAGAAATATATAAGAAAAATCTTTCTCTGGAATATCTTACGGGCTACGTCGTTGAATATGCCTTATCCGTCGATAATATTTTTGTGATGGTCTTAATCTTCACTTCCTTCGGCGTGCCTTCGAAATATTACCATCGGGTGTTGGTTTGGGGAATAATAGGGGCCATTGTTTTACGTTTTCTCTTTATTTTTCTTGGAGCGACCTTAATCAATAGATTTGAGTGGATATTGTACGTTTTTGGATTATTCCTAGTATACACGGGGATAATGATGTTTATCAATCGAAATGAAGAGGAAGAGATTGATCCAAAAAATCATAAAGTAGTAAAATTTGCCTCAAAATATTTTGCAGTATACCCTTCTTTTGTTGATAACCATTTCTTCCACAAAGAAAATGGAAAGAAATATATCACCCCCCTATTTCTAGTGCTACTGGTGATCGAATTTACCGACCTAATCTTTGCCGTTGATTCTATACCTGCCATTTTTGCTGTCACGAAAGATCCTTATATCGTATTCTTTTCCAATATTTTCGCAATTTTGGGTTTGCGGTCAATGTTCTTCTTGTTGGTCAATATTATACATAAATTCCATTATCTAAAAATAGGACTCTCTTTCTTGCTTGTTTTTATCGGTCTAAAAATGCTCGCACATCACTGGCTCGAAGAGTGGGGCTTTACCACGGCCCATTCACTGTACGTCATTGTCGGAATCTTAGCTATAAGTGTAATCGCCTCACTGTTATTTCCTAAAAAAGCCGAAGCGAATAACTCGTAG
- a CDS encoding AAA family ATPase, translating to MENKPIKIAIVGPESTGKSIISEQLARFYGTVSVPEYSREYCRNLNRAYTLQDELNIYYGQLALERSLEPFAVNGLMFCDTTFLTVKVWCDYLFGNTPEEVLSRLKSHAYDYYLLMNIDLPWEDDPLRDFPEPEQRTYFLDVWKQELTALQADYQIISGVGEERFTHARQAVDLWLGNHNS from the coding sequence ATGGAGAACAAACCAATAAAAATCGCAATAGTAGGGCCTGAGTCTACCGGGAAATCAATTATTTCTGAACAATTGGCACGTTTTTATGGTACCGTTAGTGTACCCGAGTATTCCCGTGAATATTGTAGAAACCTCAACCGGGCTTACACCTTACAGGATGAACTAAACATATATTATGGACAATTGGCCTTGGAAAGAAGCCTGGAACCTTTTGCTGTAAATGGGCTAATGTTTTGCGACACTACATTTTTAACGGTCAAAGTTTGGTGTGATTATTTGTTTGGAAATACGCCTGAGGAGGTGCTAAGCAGGTTAAAATCTCATGCTTATGATTACTACCTGTTAATGAATATTGATCTTCCCTGGGAAGATGATCCCTTACGGGATTTTCCGGAACCGGAGCAACGCACGTATTTCCTTGATGTATGGAAACAGGAATTGACAGCACTACAGGCAGATTACCAAATCATTTCTGGCGTTGGTGAGGAGCGTTTTACCCATGCAAGGCAAGCTGTAGATCTGTGGTTGGGCAATCATAACTCATAA